The genomic region GTTCTTGAAGAACACGGTTACCGTGTAATTGAGGCCCAAAATGGATACGAAGCTATTGAAATTTTTCAAGAGAAAGCGCATGAAATAGACCTAGTGCTCCTCGATTTAATTATGCCTGAAATGGATGGTAAAGATACTTTTTGGAATCTAAAAAAGCTGTTACCAAATATAAGAGTTATACTTCTTACTGGTTACGTTGCAGATAGTACGGTACGTTCTATGCTGAATAACGGAGCCAGAGCTTTTTTGACCAAACCCTTTCGTCTTCAAGACTTATTAGTTGTAGTTAACCAGGTATTGACAGAGACAAAATATAGCGGAGCTTCTTAAACAAAGAAAATTTGCAAAAAAGGGCAACGGAGTTTAAGCTTTTAGAAAAAAGAAAGAGAGAGGTGAATTTTTATGGGTGGTCGCTCAAGGAAATCAGCCCTGCGCCAAAAGTTGGCCAAATATTATAGGGAAAGAGAAAATCCTCTGGCAGTAGGTTTTTTGCAGGAAGAGATTATCAAGCTAAATCGCGAACGTATGGATATGCTTAATGAAAACACGGCTCTTTTGCAGGAGCGCCAGCAAAATATTCCGAAAGAAGGCGAAGAAGGAGAAAATGTTTCCAGGTTAGTTATTCGAAAATTTGGAAGTGAACCAGACAAAAAGTTTATAAATAGGGCTTTTTATGAAGCTCTATATCCTATTACGCTAGAGTATCAATGTATTCCTCTTCATGCTATTTTTATCTGGTATCTCCAGGCACTAGAAATGGTTTATGGTGAAAAGGGTAATCAAGCTCATTTTAACCGTGTCCAAAAATGGATTAGGCGCTGGCTTACCAATTTGACCGAAGAAGACAATATGAAGCTAAAAAGTGAAATCGTAACCTGGATACTTAATAAATTTGCTTAAGAGAAGGCGCTTTTGCGCCTTCTCTTATTCATCCTTGGAAAAGAACTTTTTAAGCTTAGCTCTTTCAAAAACTTTTATAGCGCAATACTCTCCGCACATAGTGCAGGCTTTCCCTTTAGATACCCCACCTTCTTTACGGTAATGTTTAGCTTTTTCTGGATCGATAGAAAGTCTTATTTGTTCTTCCCAGTCAAGCCGAGCCCTGGCTTTAGCCATAGCGATATCCTTTTCAATTGCGCCAGGGACGCCTTTTACGATATCTGCCGCATGTCCCGCTATGCGAGCGGCAATTACTCCTTCACGTACATCTTCTACAGTGGGCAGTCTTAAATGTTCGGCCGGTGTAACATAACATAAAAAATCTGCTCCTGCGGCCGCAGCAATTGCTCCTCCTATGGCACAGCCGATGTGGTCATATCCAGGAGCAATATCAGTAACCAGTGGCCCTAATACATAGAAAGGTGCTCCATGACATATACGCTTTTCAAGTTTGACATTAGTTTCCACTTGGTCTAACGGTACATGACCTGGTCCTTCAATCATTACCTGAACACCAGCTTCCCAAGCTTGTAAGGTAAGCTCTCCGAGGATTATTAACTCCTGAATCTGGGGACCATCGGTAGCATCGGCTAAACAGCCGGGCCTTATGCCATCACCAAGAGAAAGAGTTATGTCATATTCTTTGGCTATAGCTAGAAGATCGTCAAAATTTTCGTAAAAAGGGTTTTCTTTATCATTATAAACCATCCACTCTACTAAAAATGAACCCCCTCGAGAAACTACACCTAAAATTCTTTGTGAATAATTAAAGCGTTCTAATACCGTTCTGGTAACCCCGCAGTGTATAGTCATAAAATCAATGCCGTCTTCGGCTTGTTTTTCAATTACTTTGAACATGTGATCAACAGTCATTTCAACGATAGATTTATTATTTTGGACTGTTTCTACAGCTACTTGATAAATAGGTACTGTTCCCAAGGGGACAGGGCAGTTTTCTCTAATTTTTTTGCGTATTTCATCGAGTGGCCCTCCTGTGGAGAGATCCATAATGGCATCGGCTCCAGCAGCTAAAGCAGCCTTTAATTTTTCAAGTTCGGGTTCTGGTTCAGGAAAGTCTCGAGAAGTCCCAATATTGGCGTTTACTTTGGTACGCAAGCCTTCTCCAATAGCTCCGGGTCGCGAAAGCCTGAATTTTTTGTTAGCAGGAATTACGGCTTTTCCTTCAGCCACTAGTTTGCGAAGTTTTTCTGGCTCAATCCCTTCAGCCAAAGCACAAATTTCTATTTCTTTGGTTATTATGCCTTTTTGGGCTTGTTCTTTAATGGTCATATTAAACCTCTCGAATGATTTAACCCCAAAATTTACTCTGATGGCTGAAATCTAACAACACGTTAAGTTTTTTAAGGAATCAAAATTTTGCCTGTCCCTTCAAGTTATTTGCTAAAATCCAAATCCTTGCTTAAAATTGGAATTTTTCATAAGTAAGGGAGGTGTTCCCATGCGGCATGTAACTAGAGTTTTTGACCTGACTACTGAAGAATTAAATCATGTGATTGACCGCGCCCTTCGTCTCAAAGCTGATTTTAAAAAAGGAGAAACAAGAAGAAGCCTTATCGGTAAAATATTGGGTCTTCTTTTTGAAAAACATTCCACTCGTACCAGAGTTTCCTTTGAAGCAGGCATGCAAAAGCTTGGTGGCTCAAGTATTTATTTGTCACGGCGCGACCTTCAGCTTGACCGGGGAGAACCTTTAAAAGACACGGCCCGAGTTCTTTCCCGTTACGTAGATGCTATTTGTGTGCGGACTTATGGCCAGGAAGTGGTTGAAGAGCTGGCCCGCTGGGCCAGTATCCCGGTGATAAACGGCCTTTCTGATAAACATCATCCTTGCCAGGGCATGTCTGACGTGATGACGGTTATTGAAAAGAAGGGAGACATAACGAGACTTAAAGTGGCCTGGGTAGGAGACGGAAACAACGTAGCTCATTCCTGGATTGAGATGGCCGCCCGCCTGGGTTTCCATCTGGTTCTTGCCTGCCCCGAGGGTTATGACCCCGACCTCCAAATTATAGAAGAAGCTCGCCAGGTGGCGCAAAAGCCCATCGAAGTGGTTAGAGATCCAAAAGAGGCGGTGAAAGACGCCCAGGTGATTAACACTGACGTTTGGGCCAGTATGGGCCAGGAAGAAGAAGCCGAAAAGAGAAAAGAGATTTTTGCTCCTTACCAGGTAAACGAGGAACTTTTAAAATACGCCGCCCCAGAGGCCATCGTGCTTCATTGTTTGCCTGCTCATCGCGGAGAGGAAATTGCCGAAGAAGTACTTGAAGGCCCACAATCTGTAGTCTGGGATCAAGCGGAAAACAAGATGTGGCTGCATATGGCCCTTCTTGAATGGCTGCTGGCAGGCTAAAATTAATTTATGGCCCAAATAAAAGCGCTTCCTTCCCGCGATTTTCTA from Thermodesulfatator indicus DSM 15286 harbors:
- the thiC gene encoding phosphomethylpyrimidine synthase ThiC — encoded protein: MTIKEQAQKGIITKEIEICALAEGIEPEKLRKLVAEGKAVIPANKKFRLSRPGAIGEGLRTKVNANIGTSRDFPEPEPELEKLKAALAAGADAIMDLSTGGPLDEIRKKIRENCPVPLGTVPIYQVAVETVQNNKSIVEMTVDHMFKVIEKQAEDGIDFMTIHCGVTRTVLERFNYSQRILGVVSRGGSFLVEWMVYNDKENPFYENFDDLLAIAKEYDITLSLGDGIRPGCLADATDGPQIQELIILGELTLQAWEAGVQVMIEGPGHVPLDQVETNVKLEKRICHGAPFYVLGPLVTDIAPGYDHIGCAIGGAIAAAAGADFLCYVTPAEHLRLPTVEDVREGVIAARIAGHAADIVKGVPGAIEKDIAMAKARARLDWEEQIRLSIDPEKAKHYRKEGGVSKGKACTMCGEYCAIKVFERAKLKKFFSKDE
- the argF gene encoding ornithine carbamoyltransferase, with translation MRHVTRVFDLTTEELNHVIDRALRLKADFKKGETRRSLIGKILGLLFEKHSTRTRVSFEAGMQKLGGSSIYLSRRDLQLDRGEPLKDTARVLSRYVDAICVRTYGQEVVEELARWASIPVINGLSDKHHPCQGMSDVMTVIEKKGDITRLKVAWVGDGNNVAHSWIEMAARLGFHLVLACPEGYDPDLQIIEEARQVAQKPIEVVRDPKEAVKDAQVINTDVWASMGQEEEAEKRKEIFAPYQVNEELLKYAAPEAIVLHCLPAHRGEEIAEEVLEGPQSVVWDQAENKMWLHMALLEWLLAG